In Bacillus toyonensis BCT-7112, a single window of DNA contains:
- a CDS encoding lipopolysaccharide biosynthesis protein: MVQLLANMRGKIHNNIIQLRKKGFFSLLLTKFLVQFVGFGSVILVAKFISPESMAQIKSLQTYLILAVLIGTFGLDTAILKYCSEPREEGEKKYLLLYAIRKSIIFCVISVILFNLFLVFSPKYSVFQWGVYTLCIPMLTMTNILMNYLLALKRVKRMAVIQSIIKIQNAIFIIIGTWFFGIKGFIIATVLGLVVGLFPLFKEVNSIKVSYNMSKKIPFTFWNIAFFSFLANFTNNIGNYTDIIIMDSFITNRVEMGYYAIATIFLLGATQVTATLQNIYTPYLTESTKDISKLKQMTFNIQKKTLVLSIFVGITVYLGAKIFVPIFYGNSYINTVTYTGILMVKYVIYSSYAIVAIMLIALGRMKENFLVNLISVPIILLINYFIGKHFSIIGIAWAQVFNALLVLVIQYVFVFIVIKKERRYV; the protein is encoded by the coding sequence ATGGTGCAGCTATTAGCAAATATGAGAGGGAAAATCCATAATAATATAATTCAACTAAGAAAAAAAGGTTTTTTTAGTTTATTATTAACAAAATTTTTAGTACAGTTTGTTGGGTTCGGAAGTGTTATTTTAGTTGCAAAATTTATTTCTCCTGAAAGTATGGCACAGATAAAAAGCTTACAGACTTATTTAATATTAGCTGTTCTAATAGGTACTTTTGGACTCGATACGGCAATATTGAAATATTGTTCGGAACCTAGGGAGGAGGGCGAAAAAAAATATCTTCTCTTATATGCGATTCGAAAAAGTATAATTTTTTGTGTGATTTCTGTAATATTATTTAACTTGTTTTTAGTTTTTTCTCCGAAATACTCTGTATTTCAGTGGGGGGTATATACACTTTGTATTCCAATGCTTACTATGACAAATATTTTGATGAATTATTTGTTGGCTCTGAAAAGGGTAAAACGAATGGCTGTTATACAATCAATAATAAAAATTCAAAATGCAATATTTATTATTATTGGTACGTGGTTTTTCGGTATTAAAGGATTTATTATCGCAACAGTTCTAGGATTAGTAGTAGGGCTATTTCCACTGTTTAAAGAAGTAAATTCTATAAAAGTATCTTATAATATGTCCAAGAAAATACCGTTTACATTTTGGAATATTGCATTTTTTAGTTTTTTGGCTAATTTTACCAATAATATAGGGAATTATACAGATATTATTATTATGGATAGTTTTATTACAAATCGCGTTGAGATGGGATACTATGCAATAGCAACTATATTTTTATTAGGAGCAACGCAAGTTACTGCTACTTTACAGAATATCTATACACCTTATCTCACTGAAAGTACTAAAGATATTAGTAAATTAAAACAGATGACTTTTAATATACAAAAAAAGACTTTAGTATTGAGTATTTTTGTAGGGATTACAGTTTATTTAGGGGCGAAAATATTTGTTCCTATTTTTTATGGGAACTCTTATATAAATACTGTCACATATACTGGCATATTAATGGTTAAATACGTAATATATTCATCCTATGCAATTGTAGCAATTATGTTAATTGCCCTAGGAAGAATGAAAGAGAATTTTTTAGTAAACCTTATTTCTGTCCCCATCATTTTGTTAATTAATTATTTTATTGGAAAGCATTTTTCTATCATTGGAATAGCGTGGGCGCAAGTATTTAATGCTCTATTGGTATTGGTTATACAATATGTCTTTGTTTTTATAGTGATAAAGAAAGAGAGAAGATACGTTTAA
- a CDS encoding glycosyltransferase family 4 protein: MSEKYFLIGPYPPPLGGVSIYIYRYSKFLEKQGKEVEFIDFDKMGRLEKLKFLIHYCVMSPQKHTFHLNEFNTLTMIALLLRPFQCRIILQNHSIRILDTFRNVKKIMTKLFIKKVDQCVLVGEHLKDGYRKNNIQLPKQVVVKSPFIPPPLEDEEHILSTYSEEVISFLNNSEQILIGNASKITFYKNIDLYGIDMCIEVIRILKNKYPKIGLVFALAEIGDEEYFKSMLDKIKEYKIEGNILFLTGQKELWPLFKKSDIMIRPTYSDAYGISIEEAIYFNCRAIASNVCNRPEGTILFENRNINDLVCNIEKCIEDMDFKEKSTWCSY; this comes from the coding sequence ATGAGCGAAAAATATTTTCTTATAGGTCCTTATCCTCCTCCATTAGGGGGCGTAAGTATATATATATATAGGTATAGTAAATTTTTAGAAAAACAAGGTAAAGAAGTAGAATTTATTGATTTTGATAAAATGGGGCGTTTAGAAAAGTTGAAATTTTTAATACATTATTGTGTAATGTCACCACAAAAGCATACTTTCCACCTTAATGAATTTAATACATTAACCATGATAGCTTTATTATTACGGCCATTTCAATGTAGGATTATTTTACAAAACCATTCTATAAGAATTTTAGATACTTTTCGTAATGTGAAAAAAATAATGACTAAATTATTTATAAAAAAAGTAGATCAGTGTGTGTTGGTTGGAGAACATTTAAAAGATGGATATAGAAAGAATAACATCCAGCTCCCAAAACAAGTCGTGGTAAAATCGCCCTTTATACCACCTCCATTAGAGGATGAAGAACATATTTTGTCGACGTATAGCGAAGAGGTTATAAGTTTTTTAAATAACAGTGAACAAATATTAATAGGCAATGCCTCAAAGATTACATTTTATAAGAATATAGATTTGTATGGAATTGATATGTGTATAGAAGTAATAAGAATTTTAAAAAACAAGTATCCAAAAATAGGATTGGTTTTTGCTTTGGCAGAAATAGGCGATGAAGAGTATTTCAAAAGTATGTTAGACAAAATTAAAGAATACAAAATAGAGGGAAATATATTATTTCTTACAGGACAAAAAGAATTATGGCCTCTATTTAAAAAGTCGGATATAATGATTCGACCAACTTATAGTGATGCTTATGGTATAAGTATTGAAGAAGCAATTTACTTTAATTGTAGAGCTATTGCAAGTAATGTTTGCAATCGGCCAGAGGGTACGATATTGTTTGAAAATCGAAATATAAATGACTTGGTATGCAATATTGAAAAATGTATTGAAGATATGGATTTTAAGGAGAAATCGACATGGTGCAGCTATTAG
- a CDS encoding sugar transferase codes for MEERGLIHKSVEKEIGVVKKTSIFHAFLKRTLDIIGAIVGLIIFSPFFIIIPILYMRGDAKGPVFFKQSRIGKDGKVFGIYKFRSMVVNAEEKLEKNEVLYKKYIDNNYKLEPEEDPRITNIGRFLRRTSLDELPQFINVLKGDMSLVGPRPVIQEELKEYGSKTSDFLSVSPGLTGYWQVSGRSDVGYPERVDIELYYVYNQSLKLDIIILFKTVLLVVLRKGAY; via the coding sequence TTGGAAGAAAGAGGATTGATACATAAATCTGTGGAGAAAGAAATAGGTGTAGTGAAAAAAACATCAATTTTCCATGCATTTTTAAAAAGGACACTGGATATTATAGGTGCTATTGTTGGTTTAATAATATTTTCTCCATTCTTTATTATAATTCCTATCCTTTACATGCGTGGGGATGCGAAAGGGCCGGTTTTCTTTAAACAATCTAGAATTGGTAAAGATGGTAAAGTATTTGGTATTTATAAATTTCGTTCTATGGTAGTTAATGCAGAAGAAAAATTAGAGAAAAATGAAGTTTTATATAAGAAATATATAGATAATAACTATAAACTTGAGCCAGAGGAAGATCCACGTATTACAAACATAGGGCGCTTTTTAAGGAGAACAAGTTTAGATGAATTACCACAGTTTATTAATGTCCTTAAAGGTGATATGAGTTTAGTTGGTCCGAGACCAGTAATTCAGGAAGAATTAAAAGAATACGGCTCTAAAACTTCAGACTTTTTATCTGTGAGCCCTGGTTTAACAGGTTATTGGCAAGTAAGTGGTAGAAGTGATGTAGGGTACCCAGAGAGGGTAGATATAGAATTATATTATGTATACAATCAATCCTTGAAATTAGACATTATTATATTATTTAAAACTGTTTTATTGGTTGTATTACGTAAGGGTGCGTATTAA
- the galU gene encoding UTP--glucose-1-phosphate uridylyltransferase GalU yields MKKVRKAIIPAAGLGTRFLPATKAMPKEMLPIVDKPTIQYIIEEAIESGIEDIIIVTGKGKRAIEDHFDHSFELEQNLLEKGKYEMLEKVQASSKINIHYIRQKEPKGLGHAVWCARKFIGNEPFAVLLGDDIVQAKTPCLRQLMDQYEGTQSSVIGVQTVAENETHRYGIIDPVEQNERRYQVRQFVEKPAQGTAPSNLAIMGRYVLTPEIFMFLENQQTGAGGEIQLTDAIQRLNEIQRVFAYDFEGTRYDVGEKFGFIKTTIEMALQHEELKDELMEYMTELIKIENVHV; encoded by the coding sequence TTGAAAAAAGTAAGAAAAGCGATTATCCCAGCAGCTGGTCTTGGGACAAGATTTTTACCAGCAACGAAAGCAATGCCGAAAGAAATGTTGCCAATCGTTGATAAGCCGACAATTCAATACATAATAGAAGAAGCGATTGAATCAGGAATTGAAGATATTATTATTGTTACTGGAAAAGGAAAGCGCGCGATCGAAGATCATTTTGATCATTCATTCGAACTAGAACAAAACCTTTTAGAAAAAGGAAAATATGAAATGCTTGAAAAAGTACAAGCTTCTTCAAAAATTAACATTCACTACATAAGACAGAAAGAACCGAAAGGTTTAGGACATGCAGTATGGTGCGCACGTAAGTTTATTGGAAATGAACCATTTGCGGTATTACTTGGTGATGATATTGTACAAGCAAAAACACCATGTTTACGTCAGCTGATGGATCAATATGAAGGTACACAATCATCCGTTATCGGCGTACAAACAGTGGCAGAAAATGAAACGCATCGCTACGGTATTATCGATCCAGTTGAACAAAACGAGCGTCGTTATCAAGTACGTCAATTTGTTGAAAAACCAGCTCAAGGAACAGCACCATCCAATTTAGCGATTATGGGTCGTTACGTATTAACACCAGAAATTTTTATGTTTTTAGAGAACCAACAGACAGGTGCTGGTGGGGAAATTCAACTGACAGATGCGATTCAACGATTAAATGAAATTCAGCGTGTATTTGCTTATGACTTTGAAGGAACTCGTTATGATGTTGGTGAGAAGTTTGGGTTTATTAAAACGACAATTGAAATGGCATTACAACATGAAGAATTAAAGGACGAATTAATGGAGTATATGACTGAACTTATAAAAATAGAAAATGTACATGTGTAA
- a CDS encoding tyrosine-protein phosphatase has translation MIDLHCHILHGIDDGAQTMTDSLAMAQQAVAEGIHTIVATPHHQNGKYINERTSIIHHVKQLNDELQQHNISLTILPGQEVRLYGDLLEDYEAGKIVTLNETNKYIFIEFPSNHVPRYAEQLLYELRVKGMIPIIVHPERNAELIERPDKLYNLVNKGALTQVTAGSLLGKFGKKIKKFSLQLVEHNLTHMVASDAHNTTSRGFHLAESYELIEKEFGMSVMSDLKENPYLLISGKAIYKEDPEQIRRKKLFGIF, from the coding sequence ATGATTGATTTACATTGTCACATCTTACATGGCATCGATGATGGTGCACAAACTATGACAGATAGTTTAGCGATGGCGCAACAAGCCGTAGCAGAAGGAATACATACAATTGTCGCAACGCCGCACCATCAAAATGGAAAATATATAAATGAACGTACCTCAATTATTCATCACGTAAAACAACTAAATGATGAACTACAACAACATAATATTTCACTTACTATTTTACCGGGGCAAGAGGTCAGGTTATATGGTGATTTATTAGAAGACTACGAAGCTGGTAAAATTGTTACTTTAAACGAAACAAATAAATATATATTCATTGAATTTCCATCTAATCACGTACCAAGATATGCGGAACAACTATTATATGAACTGCGAGTTAAGGGAATGATTCCAATTATCGTTCACCCAGAACGTAATGCCGAGTTAATCGAGCGGCCAGATAAGTTATATAATCTTGTTAATAAAGGTGCACTCACGCAAGTAACAGCAGGTAGTTTATTAGGGAAATTCGGTAAAAAAATTAAAAAGTTTTCACTACAACTTGTGGAACATAATTTAACACATATGGTCGCTTCAGATGCACATAACACGACATCAAGAGGATTTCATTTAGCGGAAAGCTACGAATTAATTGAGAAGGAATTCGGTATGAGTGTTATGAGTGATTTGAAAGAAAATCCATATTTATTAATTAGCGGGAAGGCGATTTATAAAGAAGATCCAGAACAAATTCGTCGTAAGAAATTGTTCGGTATTTTTTAA
- a CDS encoding CpsD/CapB family tyrosine-protein kinase: MALNLFRKKKTHRQRRQLIAHQQPKSPISEQYRNIRTNIEFAAIDTNLHSLMVTSANPSEGKTTTTANMAVVFAQQGKKVLLIDADMRKPAMHQMFQVDNIFGLTNVLTYSERLEKCVQTTLVDNLHFLACGPIPPNPAELLGSKSMKELLGQAYSMYDLVIFDMPPILAVTDAQIMANVCDASILVVRSEATEKETAVKAKGLLESAKGKLLGVVLNDREREEGLYYYYGAN, encoded by the coding sequence TTGGCTCTTAATTTATTTAGAAAGAAAAAAACCCATCGTCAACGTCGTCAATTAATTGCTCATCAACAACCGAAATCACCGATTTCAGAGCAATATCGTAATATTCGAACGAATATCGAATTTGCAGCTATTGATACGAATTTACATTCATTAATGGTAACATCTGCAAATCCAAGTGAAGGGAAAACGACAACGACAGCTAATATGGCAGTTGTGTTTGCTCAACAAGGAAAAAAAGTATTATTAATTGATGCGGATATGCGTAAACCAGCGATGCATCAAATGTTCCAAGTTGATAATATTTTTGGACTAACGAATGTATTAACATATAGTGAACGTTTAGAAAAATGTGTACAAACAACATTAGTTGATAATCTACACTTTTTAGCTTGTGGTCCAATCCCACCTAATCCAGCAGAATTGTTAGGTTCAAAATCAATGAAAGAACTTCTTGGACAAGCATACAGCATGTACGACTTAGTTATTTTTGATATGCCACCTATTTTAGCTGTTACCGACGCACAAATTATGGCAAATGTATGTGATGCCTCTATTCTTGTCGTTCGTAGTGAAGCAACAGAAAAAGAAACAGCAGTAAAAGCAAAAGGATTGTTAGAATCGGCAAAAGGTAAACTGCTAGGTGTTGTCCTGAACGATCGTGAACGTGAAGAAGGCTTATATTATTATTACGGTGCAAACTAA
- a CDS encoding YveK family protein, translating to MEETISLKELFHILKKRLAMILVIAFGAAIVSAIISFFFMTPIYQSSTQILVNQKKQEGAMFQAGEVQTNIQLTNTYKVIIKSPVILDQVNEKLNLNMTAQSLTKKINVANEKDSQVISVTAEDKNPKVARDIANATADVFKGEVAKIMNVDNVTVLSKAEVAENLSPIKPRPMLNVAIVFVVGLMASVGLAFLLEYLDNTVKKEEDVESLLGLPVLGIVARMDEETLNVKSHATSSRKVRGQTIGS from the coding sequence ATGGAAGAAACAATTAGTCTAAAAGAGTTATTTCATATCTTAAAAAAACGTTTAGCAATGATCCTCGTAATCGCATTTGGTGCAGCTATTGTAAGTGCTATCATTAGCTTCTTCTTTATGACACCAATCTATCAATCTTCGACGCAAATTCTTGTTAATCAGAAGAAGCAAGAAGGTGCAATGTTTCAGGCTGGTGAAGTTCAAACGAATATTCAATTAACAAATACATATAAGGTTATCATTAAAAGTCCAGTAATCTTAGATCAAGTGAATGAAAAATTAAATTTAAATATGACAGCACAATCTTTAACAAAGAAGATTAATGTTGCGAATGAAAAAGATTCACAAGTCATTTCTGTAACAGCTGAGGACAAAAATCCGAAAGTGGCTCGTGATATTGCAAATGCAACAGCAGATGTATTTAAAGGTGAAGTTGCAAAGATTATGAATGTTGATAACGTAACGGTACTATCGAAGGCAGAAGTTGCGGAGAATCTATCTCCAATTAAACCGCGCCCAATGTTAAATGTAGCAATTGTTTTCGTTGTTGGTTTAATGGCTTCAGTTGGTCTTGCATTTTTACTAGAATATTTAGATAACACAGTAAAAAAAGAAGAAGATGTCGAAAGCTTACTTGGTTTACCAGTGTTAGGTATTGTAGCTCGTATGGATGAAGAAACATTGAACGTGAAATCACACGCTACATCATCAAGAAAAGTGAGGGGACAAACAATTGGCTCTTAA
- a CDS encoding CpsD/CapB family tyrosine-protein kinase: MFGRKKRKSLRQLITHKEPKSRITEQYRNIRTNIEFTSVDSHVRSIIVTSADPGDGKTTTIANLAVVFGQQGKKVLLIGADLRKPTIQNLFAIHSSNGLTNLLSGQAKLMQCIQKTDIENVYLMAAGPIPPNPAELLGSRAMDEALLEAYNMFDIILIDTPPVLAVTDAQILANKCDGIVLIVRSEKTEKDKIVKAKQILDKASGKLLGVVLNDKKEEKEQYGYY, encoded by the coding sequence ATGTTCGGGAGAAAGAAAAGAAAATCATTACGACAATTAATTACACATAAAGAACCTAAATCGCGTATTACAGAACAATATCGTAACATTCGTACAAACATTGAATTTACATCTGTGGATAGTCATGTTCGTTCTATTATCGTTACCTCGGCAGATCCAGGTGATGGGAAAACAACGACAATCGCAAACTTAGCAGTTGTTTTCGGCCAACAAGGAAAGAAAGTTTTATTAATTGGAGCTGATTTGCGTAAGCCGACGATACAAAACTTATTTGCCATTCATAGTTCAAATGGGTTAACGAACTTATTATCAGGACAAGCAAAGCTTATGCAATGCATTCAAAAAACAGATATAGAGAACGTATATTTAATGGCAGCAGGTCCAATCCCGCCAAACCCAGCAGAATTATTAGGGAGCCGGGCAATGGACGAAGCGTTGCTAGAAGCATATAACATGTTTGATATTATTTTAATCGATACACCACCTGTCCTTGCGGTTACTGATGCGCAAATACTAGCGAATAAATGCGATGGAATCGTACTCATTGTACGCAGCGAAAAGACAGAAAAAGATAAAATCGTAAAAGCGAAACAAATATTAGATAAAGCATCAGGAAAACTACTAGGTGTTGTTTTAAACGATAAAAAAGAAGAAAAAGAGCAATATGGTTATTACTAA
- the fabZ gene encoding 3-hydroxyacyl-ACP dehydratase FabZ, whose protein sequence is MLNIEQIKEIIPHRYPFLLVDKILEVDEGKRAVGIKNVSANEEFFNGHFPDYAVMPGVLIVEALAQVGAVAVLKKEENRGRLAFFAGIDNCRFKKQVRPGDQLRLEVEMTRVRGPIGKGKAIATVDGEVACEAEITFAIGDKKE, encoded by the coding sequence ATGCTAAATATAGAACAAATTAAAGAAATCATTCCTCACCGCTATCCATTTTTACTTGTTGATAAAATATTAGAAGTAGATGAAGGCAAAAGAGCGGTTGGAATTAAAAATGTATCTGCAAACGAAGAATTCTTTAATGGACACTTCCCTGACTATGCAGTTATGCCTGGCGTACTTATTGTAGAAGCGTTAGCACAAGTCGGAGCGGTTGCTGTATTAAAGAAAGAAGAAAACCGCGGAAGACTTGCTTTCTTCGCAGGTATCGACAATTGTCGTTTCAAAAAACAGGTACGCCCGGGTGATCAACTTCGCCTAGAAGTAGAAATGACACGTGTACGTGGCCCGATCGGAAAAGGAAAAGCAATTGCGACAGTAGATGGTGAAGTTGCATGTGAAGCTGAAATCACATTTGCAATTGGTGATAAAAAAGAATAG
- a CDS encoding rod shape-determining protein, which translates to MFARDIGIDLGTANVLIHVKGKGIVLNEPSVVAIDRNTGKVLAVGEEARSMVGRTPGNIVAIRPLKDGVIADFEITEAMLKYFINKLDVKSFFSKPRILICCPTNITSVEQKAIREAAERSGGKTVFLEEEPKVAAVGAGMEIFQPSGNMVVDIGGGTTDIAVLSMGDIVTSSSIKMAGDKFDMEILNYVKRKYKLLIGERTSENIKIKVGTVFPGARSEELEIRGRDMVTGLPRTITVCSEEITEALKEDAAIIVQAAKGVLERTPPELSADIIDRGVILTGGGALLHGIDMLLAEELKVPVLIAENPMQCVAVGTGIMLENIDKLPRRALK; encoded by the coding sequence ATGTTTGCGCGAGATATCGGAATTGACCTAGGTACGGCTAATGTATTAATTCATGTTAAAGGTAAGGGTATTGTATTAAATGAGCCATCTGTTGTGGCAATTGATCGTAATACAGGTAAAGTATTAGCAGTAGGTGAAGAAGCAAGAAGTATGGTGGGACGTACGCCTGGTAATATTGTAGCAATTCGTCCACTTAAAGATGGTGTAATCGCAGATTTCGAAATTACAGAAGCGATGTTAAAGTATTTCATTAACAAGTTGGACGTAAAGAGCTTCTTTTCAAAACCTCGCATTTTAATTTGTTGTCCAACAAATATCACATCGGTAGAACAAAAAGCAATTCGTGAAGCTGCTGAACGTTCAGGTGGTAAAACAGTATTTTTAGAAGAAGAACCAAAAGTAGCCGCAGTTGGTGCTGGTATGGAAATCTTCCAACCAAGCGGTAACATGGTTGTTGATATTGGTGGAGGTACAACAGATATCGCTGTACTATCTATGGGTGATATTGTTACCTCTTCTTCTATCAAAATGGCTGGCGATAAGTTTGATATGGAGATCTTAAACTACGTTAAACGTAAGTATAAGCTATTAATTGGAGAACGTACTTCAGAAAATATTAAAATTAAAGTCGGTACAGTATTCCCAGGTGCACGTAGTGAAGAGCTTGAAATTCGTGGACGTGACATGGTAACAGGTTTACCACGTACAATTACAGTATGCTCTGAAGAAATTACAGAAGCACTAAAAGAAGACGCGGCTATCATTGTACAAGCTGCAAAAGGCGTACTAGAGCGCACACCACCAGAACTATCTGCGGACATTATCGACCGCGGTGTTATTTTAACAGGCGGTGGAGCTTTACTACACGGTATCGACATGCTTCTAGCAGAAGAATTAAAGGTACCAGTATTAATCGCTGAAAACCCAATGCAATGTGTTGCGGTTGGTACAGGTATTATGTTAGAGAATATTGACAAATTACCACGTCGTGCTTTGAAATAA
- the spoIIID gene encoding sporulation transcriptional regulator SpoIIID, which translates to MHDYIKERTIKIGKYIVETRKTVRVIAKEFGVSKSTVHKDLTERLPEINPELANEVKEILDYHKSIRHLRGGEATKQKYRKEDVEKPVRQ; encoded by the coding sequence GTGCACGATTACATCAAAGAGAGAACTATCAAGATTGGTAAGTATATCGTGGAGACAAGAAAGACAGTGCGTGTAATTGCAAAGGAATTTGGGGTATCAAAGAGTACAGTCCATAAAGATTTAACAGAACGTCTACCAGAAATTAACCCAGAGCTCGCAAATGAAGTGAAAGAAATTCTTGATTATCATAAGTCTATTCGTCATTTAAGAGGCGGAGAAGCAACAAAGCAAAAATATAGAAAAGAAGATGTAGAAAAGCCTGTACGTCAATAA
- a CDS encoding M23 family metallopeptidase, whose protein sequence is MRGRNNKKSQKVVHLFQKRWVFPALYIACAAVILVVALWFQGANPKKTPNHDQATPYTQSEDPAVPVTKSSEVVKMPAAANAEVVVQKKFYEDAATEAEQEKALVFYNNTYSPNKGIDIAAKNGKEFNVAAALSGTVTKAEKDSLLGYVVTVDSGNGVAVSYQSLGSVKVEKGARVAQGEVLGKSGLSAMNKEAGSHVHFEVRKDNVAVNPERYLNKSVAEIKADAGATKATNASGKKADDKSQKEEKSTSTKPESKTEDKSQKEEKSTSGSTGDKKEEPKKEEKSTNGSTESSNDSSSQE, encoded by the coding sequence ATGCGAGGAAGAAATAATAAAAAGTCGCAAAAGGTAGTACATTTATTTCAAAAAAGATGGGTGTTTCCGGCACTGTACATTGCTTGTGCAGCGGTAATCCTAGTGGTTGCGCTATGGTTCCAAGGAGCTAATCCAAAGAAGACTCCGAACCACGATCAAGCAACACCGTATACACAATCGGAAGATCCAGCAGTACCAGTAACGAAATCTTCAGAAGTAGTGAAAATGCCAGCAGCCGCTAATGCGGAAGTAGTCGTGCAGAAGAAATTCTATGAAGATGCAGCAACTGAGGCGGAACAAGAAAAAGCACTTGTCTTTTATAACAACACATATTCCCCGAATAAAGGAATTGACATTGCTGCGAAAAATGGAAAAGAGTTCAATGTTGCTGCTGCTTTAAGTGGCACAGTAACAAAAGCTGAAAAAGATTCACTTCTTGGTTATGTTGTAACAGTTGATAGTGGAAATGGTGTAGCAGTTTCTTATCAAAGCTTAGGCAGTGTGAAAGTAGAAAAAGGTGCAAGAGTTGCACAAGGTGAAGTATTAGGAAAATCCGGTCTAAGTGCAATGAATAAAGAAGCAGGTTCTCACGTGCACTTTGAAGTACGTAAAGACAATGTGGCTGTGAACCCTGAGCGCTACTTAAATAAATCAGTAGCAGAAATTAAAGCTGATGCAGGTGCTACAAAGGCAACGAATGCTTCTGGTAAAAAGGCTGATGACAAATCTCAAAAAGAAGAGAAGTCAACGAGCACGAAACCAGAAAGTAAAACAGAAGATAAGTCTCAAAAAGAAGAGAAATCAACAAGCGGTTCGACTGGTGACAAAAAAGAAGAACCGAAGAAAGAAGAAAAATCAACAAATGGTTCTACAGAATCATCTAACGATTCTTCTTCACAAGAATAA
- a CDS encoding ABC transporter permease translates to MTFSMRRVSAIFRKEVQDFKTNSQVLLMASLPIIFAFIFSRFGEGRMGVGIITLMAFLFVAGFVQSMVIAEEKEKHTLRVLMLSPASSVEVLLGKSILTACLTLGICIVNLFILDQFGGNLLLLGFIFLCGTILFIVIGTMIGLLAESVPQTSLIGMPILMTMYLAVQFEPMVENKVIKTMIEYLPTSHIAKAINSLVEGAGFSSISGHVLNVGVWLILSVVACLIVYKKKQMD, encoded by the coding sequence ATGACATTTTCAATGAGACGTGTATCAGCTATTTTTAGAAAAGAAGTACAAGATTTTAAGACAAATTCACAAGTGTTATTAATGGCATCTTTACCAATTATATTTGCATTTATATTTAGCAGATTTGGAGAAGGGCGCATGGGGGTTGGCATTATTACTTTAATGGCCTTTCTATTTGTTGCAGGGTTTGTTCAATCAATGGTAATTGCAGAAGAAAAAGAAAAACATACGTTACGTGTGCTAATGCTATCACCAGCTTCTTCGGTTGAAGTTCTTCTTGGGAAAAGTATATTAACAGCATGTTTGACGTTGGGCATTTGTATTGTGAACTTATTCATTTTGGATCAATTCGGTGGAAATCTTTTATTACTAGGATTTATTTTCTTATGTGGAACAATTCTATTTATTGTGATTGGAACAATGATTGGATTGTTAGCTGAGTCTGTACCGCAAACATCACTCATTGGAATGCCGATATTAATGACGATGTATTTAGCTGTACAATTTGAGCCAATGGTTGAAAATAAAGTAATTAAAACGATGATCGAGTATCTTCCGACATCTCATATTGCCAAAGCGATTAACAGCTTAGTAGAGGGAGCGGGATTTAGTAGTATTAGCGGACATGTCTTGAATGTTGGAGTGTGGCTTATTCTTTCGGTTGTTGCATGTTTAATCGTATATAAAAAGAAACAAATGGACTAA